A genomic segment from Oncorhynchus keta strain PuntledgeMale-10-30-2019 chromosome 7, Oket_V2, whole genome shotgun sequence encodes:
- the LOC118370595 gene encoding ATP-dependent RNA helicase DDX3Y-like isoform X3, translated as MSHVVVDNQHGLDQQLAGLDLNSDGQGGGTGRRYIPPHLRNKEVSKNDSPGGWDSGRSNGFANGYHDNRNTGFGGRGGPPRNDRGGRGSYRGNGMGGASFSQPMHIAGFSGGQDGGGWGGTPRQDAAYNSFGGRGKSSFYNDRGSSGGRGYQRGGYGGGGNNRWQEDSRDDEDWSKPSPANERLEAELFSSGNTGINFEKYDDIPVEATGSNCPPHIDSFHDVDMGEIIMSNIALTHYTRPTPVQKYAIPVIKSKRDLMACAQTGSGKTAAFLVPVLSQIYTQGPGDAAAAGKNGQDSGKYGRRKQYPLSLVLAPTRELALQIYEESRKFAYRSRVRPCVVYGGADIGQQIRDLERGCHLLVATPGRLVDMMERGKIGLDYCNYLVLDEADRMLDMGFEPQIRRIVEQDTMPPKGIRQTMMFSATFPKEIQMLARDFLEDYIFLAVGRVGSTSENITQKVVWVEDGDKRSFLLDLLNATVIPSDAPDVQEAAVTPGKESLTLVFVETKKGADALEDFLYREGYACTSIHGDRSQRDREEALNQFRSGRCPILVATAVAARGLDISNVKHVINFDLPSDIEEYVHRIGRTGRVGNLGLATSFFNDKNSNITKDLLDILVEAKQEVPSWLESLGYENQHKGNTGRGRSKRFSSGGFGARDYRQTPGGGGFGGGGGRGGPRTGGYGGGGSRGGFGGGGFGGGNSYGGNDAGYGGNYSHSGSGTDWWGN; from the exons ATGAGTCATGTGGTCGTCGATAATCAACACGGTCTAGATCAGCAG CTTGCTGGCCTAGACTTGAACTCTGACGGACAGGGAGGAGGCACAGGCA GGCGTTACATTCCACCTCACTTGAGGAACAAAGAAGTTTCCAAAAACG ACTCTCCAGGAGGATGGGACAGCGGACGCAGCAACGGCTTTGCCAATGGTTACCATGACAACCGCAATACGGGCTTCGGGGGACGCGGCGGTCCTCCCCGAAATGACAGAGGTGGGCGTGGCAGCTACCGCGGTAACGGCATGGGTGGCGCCTCGTTTAGTCAGCCAATGCACATCGCAG GGTTTAGTGGTGGACAGGATGGTGGAGGCTGGGGAGGTACTCCCAGACAAGACGCGGCCTATAACAGCTTTGGCGGGAGGGGAAAGTCTTCTTTCTACAACGACCGTGGATCATCAGGGGGCAGAGG TTATCAGCGTGGAGGTTATGGCGGTGGAGGCAACAACCGCTGGCAGGAAGACTCCAGGGACGATGAGGACTGGTCCAAACCCAGCCCCGCCAACGAACGCTTAGAAGC GGAGCTGTTCTCAAGCGGCAACACAGGTATTAACTTTGAGAAATACGACGACATTCCGGTGGAGGCCACTGGATCCAACTGCCCGCCACACATTGATAGT TTCCATGATGTGGACATGGGTGAGATCATCATGAGCAACATTGCCCTGACCCACTACACGCGGCCCACCCCTGTCCAGAAATACGCTATCCCGGTGATCAAGTCCAAGAGAGACCTCATGGCTTGTGCTCAGACTG GCTCGGGTAAGACTGCAGCCTTCCTGGTGCCAGTGTTGAGCCAGATCTACACACAGGGGCCTGGAGACGCTGCAGCGGCTGGCAAGAACGGACAG GACAGTGGTAAATATGGGCGCCGTAAGCAGtaccctctctccctggtcctgGCTCCCACCAGAGAACTGGCCCTGCAGATCTACGAAGAGTCCAGAAAG TTTGCGTACCGCTCCCGTGTGCGTCCCTGTGTGGTGTACGGGGGGGCTGACATCGGCCAgcagatcagagacctggagcGAGGCTGCCACCTTCTGGTGGCCACACCCGGGCGCCTGGTGGATATGATGGAAAGGGGCAAGATTGGCCTCGACTACTGCAA CTACCTGGTGCTGGACGAGGCTGACAGGATGTTGGACATGGGTTTTGAGCCCCAGATCAGACGCATCGTGGAGCAGGACACCATGCCCCCTAAAGGCATCCGTCAGACCATGATGTTCAGTGCTACCTTCCCCAAGGAGATCCAG ATGCTGGCGCGTGATTTCCTAGAGGACTATATCTTCCTCGCCGTGGGCCGCGTGGGCTCCACCTCAGAAAACATCACCCAGAAAGTAGTGTGGGTGGAGGATGGTGACAAGAGATCCTTCCTCCTGGACCTGCTCAACGCTACAG TCATTCCCAGTGATGCTCCTGATGTTCAGGAGGCTGCAGTGACACCCG GTAAGGAGTCTCTGACATTGGTGTTTGTGGAGACCAAAAAGGGAGCAGACGCCCTGGAGGACTTCCTGTATCGTGAGGGCTACGCCTGCACCAGTATCCACGGTGATCGCTCCCAGAGAGACCGAGAAGAGGCGCTGAACCAGTTCCGCTCTGGCCGCTGCCCCATCCTGGTGGCCACCGCG GTGGCTGCGCGGGGTCTGGACATCTCTAACGTCAAGCACGTCATCAACTTTGACCTGCCCAGCGACATAGAGGAGTATGTCCACCGTATCGGTCGTACAGGCCGCGTGGGGAACCTGG GTCTGGCCACGTCGTTCTTCAACGACAAGAACAGCAACATCACCAAAGACCTGCTGGACATCCTGGTGGAGGCCAAGCAGGAGGTACCATCCTGGCTGGAGAGCCTGGGTTATGAGAACCAGCACAAGGGCAACACAGGACGCGGACGCTCCAAGAG GTTCTCCTCTGGTGGATTTGGTGCCAGGGACTACCGTCAGACACCCGGTGGTGGCGGCTTTGGCGGTGGTGGTGGGCGCGGAGGCCCACGCACCGGGGGTTACGGAGGAGGCGGAAGCCGTGGCGGCTTTGGTGGAG GTGGCTTTGGAGGCGGGAACTCCTATGGTGGCAACGATGCAGGCTACGGTGGCAACTACAGCCACTCCGgtagtggaacagactggtggGGCAACTAG
- the LOC118370595 gene encoding ATP-dependent RNA helicase DDX3X-like isoform X5, producing the protein MSHVVVDNQHGLDQQLAGLDLNSDGQGGGTGRRYIPPHLRNKEVSKNDSPGGWDSGRSNGFANGYHDNRNTGFGGRGGPPRNDRGFSGGQDGGGWGGTPRQDAAYNSFGGRGKSSFYNDRGSSGGRGYQRGGYGGGGNNRWQEDSRDDEDWSKPSPANERLEAELFSSGNTGINFEKYDDIPVEATGSNCPPHIDSFHDVDMGEIIMSNIALTHYTRPTPVQKYAIPVIKSKRDLMACAQTGSGKTAAFLVPVLSQIYTQGPGDAAAAGKNGQDSGKYGRRKQYPLSLVLAPTRELALQIYEESRKFAYRSRVRPCVVYGGADIGQQIRDLERGCHLLVATPGRLVDMMERGKIGLDYCNYLVLDEADRMLDMGFEPQIRRIVEQDTMPPKGIRQTMMFSATFPKEIQMLARDFLEDYIFLAVGRVGSTSENITQKVVWVEDGDKRSFLLDLLNATVIPSDAPDVQEAAVTPGKESLTLVFVETKKGADALEDFLYREGYACTSIHGDRSQRDREEALNQFRSGRCPILVATAVAARGLDISNVKHVINFDLPSDIEEYVHRIGRTGRVGNLGLATSFFNDKNSNITKDLLDILVEAKQEVPSWLESLGYENQHKGNTGRGRSKRFSSGGFGARDYRQTPGGGGFGGGGGRGGPRTGGYGGGGSRGGFGGGGFGGGNSYGGNDAGYGGNYSHSGSGTDWWGN; encoded by the exons ATGAGTCATGTGGTCGTCGATAATCAACACGGTCTAGATCAGCAG CTTGCTGGCCTAGACTTGAACTCTGACGGACAGGGAGGAGGCACAGGCA GGCGTTACATTCCACCTCACTTGAGGAACAAAGAAGTTTCCAAAAACG ACTCTCCAGGAGGATGGGACAGCGGACGCAGCAACGGCTTTGCCAATGGTTACCATGACAACCGCAATACGGGCTTCGGGGGACGCGGCGGTCCTCCCCGAAATGACAGAG GGTTTAGTGGTGGACAGGATGGTGGAGGCTGGGGAGGTACTCCCAGACAAGACGCGGCCTATAACAGCTTTGGCGGGAGGGGAAAGTCTTCTTTCTACAACGACCGTGGATCATCAGGGGGCAGAGG TTATCAGCGTGGAGGTTATGGCGGTGGAGGCAACAACCGCTGGCAGGAAGACTCCAGGGACGATGAGGACTGGTCCAAACCCAGCCCCGCCAACGAACGCTTAGAAGC GGAGCTGTTCTCAAGCGGCAACACAGGTATTAACTTTGAGAAATACGACGACATTCCGGTGGAGGCCACTGGATCCAACTGCCCGCCACACATTGATAGT TTCCATGATGTGGACATGGGTGAGATCATCATGAGCAACATTGCCCTGACCCACTACACGCGGCCCACCCCTGTCCAGAAATACGCTATCCCGGTGATCAAGTCCAAGAGAGACCTCATGGCTTGTGCTCAGACTG GCTCGGGTAAGACTGCAGCCTTCCTGGTGCCAGTGTTGAGCCAGATCTACACACAGGGGCCTGGAGACGCTGCAGCGGCTGGCAAGAACGGACAG GACAGTGGTAAATATGGGCGCCGTAAGCAGtaccctctctccctggtcctgGCTCCCACCAGAGAACTGGCCCTGCAGATCTACGAAGAGTCCAGAAAG TTTGCGTACCGCTCCCGTGTGCGTCCCTGTGTGGTGTACGGGGGGGCTGACATCGGCCAgcagatcagagacctggagcGAGGCTGCCACCTTCTGGTGGCCACACCCGGGCGCCTGGTGGATATGATGGAAAGGGGCAAGATTGGCCTCGACTACTGCAA CTACCTGGTGCTGGACGAGGCTGACAGGATGTTGGACATGGGTTTTGAGCCCCAGATCAGACGCATCGTGGAGCAGGACACCATGCCCCCTAAAGGCATCCGTCAGACCATGATGTTCAGTGCTACCTTCCCCAAGGAGATCCAG ATGCTGGCGCGTGATTTCCTAGAGGACTATATCTTCCTCGCCGTGGGCCGCGTGGGCTCCACCTCAGAAAACATCACCCAGAAAGTAGTGTGGGTGGAGGATGGTGACAAGAGATCCTTCCTCCTGGACCTGCTCAACGCTACAG TCATTCCCAGTGATGCTCCTGATGTTCAGGAGGCTGCAGTGACACCCG GTAAGGAGTCTCTGACATTGGTGTTTGTGGAGACCAAAAAGGGAGCAGACGCCCTGGAGGACTTCCTGTATCGTGAGGGCTACGCCTGCACCAGTATCCACGGTGATCGCTCCCAGAGAGACCGAGAAGAGGCGCTGAACCAGTTCCGCTCTGGCCGCTGCCCCATCCTGGTGGCCACCGCG GTGGCTGCGCGGGGTCTGGACATCTCTAACGTCAAGCACGTCATCAACTTTGACCTGCCCAGCGACATAGAGGAGTATGTCCACCGTATCGGTCGTACAGGCCGCGTGGGGAACCTGG GTCTGGCCACGTCGTTCTTCAACGACAAGAACAGCAACATCACCAAAGACCTGCTGGACATCCTGGTGGAGGCCAAGCAGGAGGTACCATCCTGGCTGGAGAGCCTGGGTTATGAGAACCAGCACAAGGGCAACACAGGACGCGGACGCTCCAAGAG GTTCTCCTCTGGTGGATTTGGTGCCAGGGACTACCGTCAGACACCCGGTGGTGGCGGCTTTGGCGGTGGTGGTGGGCGCGGAGGCCCACGCACCGGGGGTTACGGAGGAGGCGGAAGCCGTGGCGGCTTTGGTGGAG GTGGCTTTGGAGGCGGGAACTCCTATGGTGGCAACGATGCAGGCTACGGTGGCAACTACAGCCACTCCGgtagtggaacagactggtggGGCAACTAG